In the genome of Candidatus Baltobacteraceae bacterium, one region contains:
- a CDS encoding DUF4336 domain-containing protein — translation MIVVLLNDGTLWINSPIAATRSEMDEIRRIAPISHLIAPTPLHVWRLASWRAAFPAATVWVAPTMRRRHRSMPVANELSDESPAQWAQDLDQVVFRGNVFLDEVEFLHKKSRTLIFADFIQNYSAQENRPLVNALMNLGGVLEGGVPRDIRLSFTAKSLARRSLDKILSWDFDKVIVAHGDCIDSYAKTFLQKAFLWLRPK, via the coding sequence ATGATTGTGGTCTTACTAAACGACGGCACTCTTTGGATAAATTCCCCCATCGCAGCGACGCGATCTGAGATGGACGAGATTAGACGGATCGCGCCGATAAGCCATCTGATTGCTCCAACGCCGCTGCACGTGTGGAGGCTCGCAAGTTGGAGGGCTGCGTTTCCGGCGGCGACGGTTTGGGTGGCCCCGACGATGCGACGCCGTCACCGATCTATGCCGGTTGCTAACGAACTAAGCGATGAATCGCCGGCGCAGTGGGCGCAAGATCTCGACCAGGTCGTCTTCCGGGGCAACGTCTTTCTGGATGAAGTTGAGTTCCTGCACAAGAAATCGCGTACGCTAATCTTCGCGGATTTCATACAAAACTATTCTGCACAAGAAAATCGCCCTTTGGTAAACGCGCTCATGAACCTGGGCGGCGTGCTCGAAGGCGGCGTGCCACGGGACATCAGGTTATCGTTTACTGCAAAGTCACTCGCGCGGCGCTCGTTAGACAAGATACTATCGTGGGATTTCGACAAAGTCATCGTCGCTCACGGCGACTGCATCGACAGTTACGCGAAGACGTTCTTGCAAAAAGCCTTTCTTTGGCTAAGGCCTAAATAG
- a CDS encoding chloride channel protein: protein MVSFVPGDGRYIVKIGSASISQSTFMVLAAIVVGLGGGFGAVGFRALIAGENWLAFDVVGAFFARHVGSVGVVLQLALGGAIAAFVATRFAPEAKGHGVPEVMEAVALRGGMMRPRVIAVKALASATSIGFGGSCGREGPIVQIGSAIGSVLGQASRAPAPIVRTLVACGAAAGISATFNAPIGGVFFASEVILGEFAPRSFAAIVVSSVIAAVIGRSFLGNHPSFSAAGFALVSPVELVLYAVLGAIAAVWAMGFVNLLYALEDGFERFALPQWLKGAIGFGAVGVIGIWFPQIFGVGYGPIQQVFYSHVPAAHAFILAVLKPVATSLTLGAGGSGGVFAPSLFTGAFLGDGFGALAHHAFPAWTGPAAAYGLVGMAAVFAAASEAPITAIMIVFEMSDDYTIILPLMVAVVIAALLGRRLLGSTIYERKLLRRGIDWQRIRKPRVFARISVSQVGRTPPLIAQSNQTIRSIALEEKGDTELAVPVCDGDRFVGVLNLADLSRALAAGNGDRLVATIVLPAGGILSPSDSLERAATLMADPRAPLLPVIAGEDRLVGIVTRRDLLIAYRSALSA from the coding sequence ATGGTCAGCTTCGTACCCGGTGATGGGCGCTATATCGTCAAAATCGGAAGCGCGTCGATCTCGCAGAGCACGTTTATGGTGCTCGCCGCAATCGTGGTGGGGCTTGGCGGCGGGTTCGGCGCCGTAGGCTTTCGAGCGCTGATAGCGGGAGAGAACTGGCTTGCATTCGATGTCGTGGGTGCTTTTTTTGCGCGCCACGTCGGATCCGTTGGCGTCGTGTTGCAACTCGCTCTCGGCGGTGCGATTGCTGCATTCGTTGCGACGCGCTTCGCGCCGGAAGCAAAAGGGCACGGCGTACCGGAGGTCATGGAAGCCGTTGCGTTGCGCGGCGGCATGATGCGGCCACGCGTTATCGCCGTCAAAGCGTTGGCGTCGGCGACCTCGATCGGCTTCGGCGGCAGCTGCGGTCGCGAAGGGCCCATCGTGCAAATAGGATCGGCAATTGGCTCGGTGCTTGGACAGGCATCGCGGGCCCCGGCTCCCATCGTACGCACGCTGGTTGCCTGCGGTGCGGCGGCCGGCATCTCGGCAACGTTCAACGCACCCATCGGCGGCGTGTTCTTTGCTTCCGAGGTGATTCTCGGCGAGTTTGCGCCGCGCTCTTTTGCTGCCATCGTCGTTTCGTCGGTGATCGCGGCCGTAATCGGGCGCTCTTTCCTGGGGAATCATCCCTCATTTTCGGCAGCCGGGTTCGCGCTCGTCTCTCCAGTTGAGCTAGTACTGTACGCGGTTCTCGGCGCCATCGCAGCCGTATGGGCAATGGGATTTGTGAATCTTCTCTACGCACTCGAAGATGGTTTCGAGCGTTTCGCGCTGCCCCAGTGGCTTAAGGGAGCGATCGGTTTCGGAGCGGTCGGCGTCATCGGCATCTGGTTTCCGCAGATCTTCGGAGTCGGCTATGGACCGATTCAACAGGTCTTCTACTCGCACGTTCCGGCCGCGCATGCATTCATCTTGGCCGTGCTCAAACCGGTGGCCACGTCCCTGACCCTCGGCGCCGGCGGTTCCGGCGGCGTGTTCGCGCCCTCGCTGTTTACCGGCGCGTTCTTAGGCGATGGCTTTGGAGCGCTGGCGCATCATGCGTTTCCCGCCTGGACGGGTCCGGCGGCTGCGTACGGATTGGTTGGAATGGCTGCAGTCTTCGCCGCGGCTTCCGAGGCACCGATTACCGCGATTATGATCGTCTTCGAAATGTCCGACGATTATACGATTATTCTTCCGCTCATGGTTGCTGTCGTCATTGCAGCGCTGCTCGGACGAAGGCTGCTCGGATCGACGATATACGAACGTAAGCTGCTTCGACGCGGCATCGACTGGCAGCGCATCCGCAAGCCACGTGTGTTTGCACGCATTTCCGTATCACAGGTCGGGAGAACGCCGCCGCTTATCGCTCAATCGAATCAAACGATTCGATCCATCGCGCTCGAAGAGAAGGGGGATACGGAATTGGCGGTGCCGGTGTGCGATGGGGACCGCTTCGTGGGGGTGCTGAATCTGGCAGACCTCTCTCGTGCGCTAGCCGCCGGCAATGGAGATCGGCTGGTTGCGACGATCGTGCTGCCCGCCGGCGGCATCCTTTCTCCCAGTGACTCGCTCGAGCGTGCTGCGACACTCATGGCGGATCCTCGCGCGCCGTTGCTACCCGTCATCGCTGGTGAGGATCGTTTGGTAGGAATAGTGACGCGACGAGACCTCTTGATTGCTTATCGGAGCGCACTCTCGGCGTGA
- a CDS encoding metal-sensing transcriptional repressor, protein MRSAATATASDVKRAQAQAMPLTMMKAPVGRPSKEYPLPRGYGVFPMKRTKRVAAVPLSDESRAKVVLRLKTARGHVEGILGMIDADAHCIDLLRQLFAVRAALEGISHLIVQHHLEQCFTELVRSDEEREAVADLLSTLAYDSRFL, encoded by the coding sequence ATGAGATCCGCCGCGACGGCGACCGCGAGCGACGTTAAAAGGGCGCAGGCCCAAGCGATGCCTTTAACCATGATGAAAGCCCCTGTTGGGCGCCCTAGCAAGGAATACCCCCTACCCAGGGGGTATGGGGTATTCCCAATGAAAAGGACTAAGAGGGTTGCCGCGGTTCCGCTTTCCGATGAGTCTCGGGCCAAGGTGGTACTCCGGCTCAAGACGGCCCGTGGGCATGTCGAGGGAATCCTCGGAATGATCGACGCCGACGCACACTGCATCGATCTGCTGCGGCAGCTTTTCGCCGTTCGCGCGGCGCTCGAGGGCATTAGCCACCTTATCGTGCAGCACCACCTCGAGCAGTGCTTCACGGAGCTGGTGCGCTCGGACGAGGAGCGTGAGGCGGTTGCCGATCTCTTGAGCACGCTCGCTTACGACTCGCGTTTCCTCTAA
- a CDS encoding VOC family protein — MDEVQVEQSSYRMPPQDGFTITHFLTVADLERSMNFYATVFGGEIVSRGDGNAPPYIRIANTWLIINVGGGPTPDKPTVTLRTPDPNLISSFMNIRVADIQACYTLWKSRGATFLTEPIAKYGEIRCYIRDPDGYIIEVGQSTDLPYG, encoded by the coding sequence ATGGACGAAGTACAAGTTGAGCAGTCGAGTTATCGGATGCCACCCCAAGACGGGTTTACGATTACGCACTTTCTTACCGTTGCCGACCTCGAACGCTCTATGAATTTCTACGCAACCGTCTTCGGTGGCGAGATCGTGAGCCGCGGCGATGGAAACGCTCCGCCGTACATCAGAATCGCCAACACCTGGCTCATCATAAACGTTGGAGGCGGACCGACTCCGGACAAACCGACCGTTACGCTCCGAACGCCCGATCCCAATCTGATAAGTAGTTTCATGAATATCCGCGTCGCCGATATTCAGGCGTGCTACACACTTTGGAAAAGCCGCGGAGCGACGTTCCTAACCGAACCGATTGCGAAGTATGGTGAGATTCGCTGTTACATCCGTGATCCTGACGGTTATATCATCGAGGTCGGGCAAAGCACCGATCTTCCCTACGGTTAA
- a CDS encoding alpha/beta hydrolase, translated as MRSKTSGVKRGRFLATSAAAVGAAAASYSFASAQMEVAATTNGAGKPSIVFCHGLWADGSCFTKVMGPLQAQGYDCIAAQYPLNTPENDVTFAKWAMDVVDGPIVLVGHSYGGAVITAAGTDPRVKALVYINALAPDTAAGETSQSIQQKFPTTDVLKHIKVVDGRIWLTKEGLQYFCGDLPAAEQQLVWATQGAPAANIFAHDAPGVAWKTKPSWYIVGKKDHTVNPELERFLAKRMNAKTTELDSSHVPMLSQPDRVVEIILSAARSA; from the coding sequence ATGCGTTCAAAAACAAGCGGCGTCAAACGCGGTCGATTTCTTGCCACGAGCGCGGCAGCGGTCGGTGCCGCCGCGGCGAGCTACTCCTTTGCATCGGCGCAAATGGAAGTGGCTGCAACGACGAACGGCGCCGGCAAGCCTAGCATAGTTTTCTGTCATGGCCTTTGGGCCGACGGGTCGTGTTTTACCAAAGTGATGGGGCCGCTGCAAGCGCAAGGCTACGATTGCATCGCTGCACAGTACCCGCTCAACACACCCGAAAACGACGTCACCTTTGCCAAGTGGGCGATGGACGTGGTGGACGGTCCGATCGTGCTCGTTGGACATTCATACGGCGGCGCGGTGATTACGGCCGCCGGAACCGACCCGCGCGTGAAAGCCCTCGTTTATATCAACGCGCTTGCTCCCGATACCGCTGCCGGAGAGACGTCGCAGAGCATACAGCAGAAGTTTCCGACGACCGACGTGCTCAAGCACATCAAGGTCGTCGACGGACGTATCTGGCTGACCAAAGAAGGCCTACAGTATTTTTGCGGCGATCTCCCGGCAGCTGAGCAGCAGCTCGTGTGGGCGACACAAGGCGCGCCGGCTGCCAACATCTTCGCGCACGATGCGCCCGGCGTTGCGTGGAAGACCAAACCGAGTTGGTACATCGTCGGAAAGAAGGATCACACCGTCAACCCGGAACTTGAACGCTTTCTTGCGAAACGCATGAATGCCAAGACGACCGAACTCGATTCGAGTCACGTTCCGATGCTCTCGCAACCAGACCGCGTGGTCGAAATAATTCTCAGCGCTGCGCGGTCGGCGTAG
- a CDS encoding choice-of-anchor tandem repeat GloVer-containing protein: MSPAKNGSYVESIIHRFGPFSDGQNAANITYYNGTIYGITVAGGVDNASCLSPQGAFGQNPHRVGCGTIYSVKPHGRDFRVLYRFQGNADGNWPLAGLVVSNGSLYGTTLLGGKFGAGVAYKLTP; the protein is encoded by the coding sequence TTGTCGCCGGCAAAAAACGGTTCGTACGTCGAGTCCATCATTCACCGGTTTGGACCGTTCTCGGATGGACAAAACGCCGCCAACATAACCTACTATAACGGCACGATCTACGGCATTACCGTTGCGGGCGGTGTCGACAACGCATCCTGTCTTAGTCCCCAAGGAGCTTTTGGCCAAAACCCGCACCGCGTGGGGTGCGGTACGATATATAGCGTAAAACCCCACGGTAGAGATTTTCGAGTCTTATATCGATTCCAAGGCAACGCCGACGGGAATTGGCCGCTGGCAGGGCTGGTTGTGTCGAACGGCTCGCTGTACGGCACAACGCTATTGGGAGGCAAGTTCGGCGCGGGCGTCGCGTACAAACTTACGCCGTAA
- a CDS encoding alkaline phosphatase family protein: MQPRYWPYVAALCLAGCAGAHPPNTLAGNDGVVPSAPQARLTTAAAGTYIKHVVIIVQENRSFDNLFAGYPNADAHTYGYLHDGTKVTLQQIPFQQRYLDHYLKTAIGDWDNGKMDKFDLEKSTNGALAGKYPYSYVQRSQTAPYWTMAQQYVLADNMFPTLWGASFTAHLTLIAGTADLTPTLSEADVPTALPWGCDAPAGTKTATYNANRVEQFGQPYAPCFTQFRTMADTLDAAGVSWKYYAPKISQSGGSTWSSFDAIKKVRYSSDWTNRVISPPTQILSDAANGKLAGVSWVIPDANWSDHPDYGTAYGPSWVSAVVNAIGASSAWKTTAIVVVWDDWGGWFDDAAPPQKDFRGLSIRVPCLIISPYVQPHVVHTVYEFGSVLKFVEQVFSLPALGTQSAGYTDARANSLLDSFDFTIAPRPYKSIPAPYPPSFFVSKAPSLRPPDNY; this comes from the coding sequence CGACCGCTGCCGCCGGTACCTACATCAAGCACGTCGTCATCATCGTGCAAGAGAATCGCAGCTTCGACAATCTCTTCGCCGGTTATCCGAATGCCGACGCACATACGTACGGCTATCTCCACGACGGCACGAAGGTCACGCTGCAGCAAATTCCGTTTCAACAGCGGTACTTGGACCACTATTTGAAAACGGCGATTGGCGACTGGGACAACGGCAAGATGGACAAGTTCGATCTGGAGAAGTCGACGAACGGAGCGCTCGCCGGGAAATATCCCTATTCCTACGTTCAGCGCAGCCAAACTGCGCCGTATTGGACGATGGCGCAGCAATACGTGCTCGCGGATAACATGTTTCCCACGTTATGGGGTGCTAGCTTTACGGCGCACCTCACGCTGATCGCGGGAACGGCGGATCTTACCCCAACGCTGTCGGAGGCCGACGTGCCGACGGCGCTTCCGTGGGGTTGCGATGCGCCGGCCGGCACGAAGACGGCGACCTACAACGCCAATCGGGTCGAGCAATTCGGTCAGCCATATGCGCCCTGTTTTACGCAGTTTAGGACGATGGCCGATACGCTCGATGCCGCCGGCGTTTCGTGGAAGTATTACGCGCCAAAGATTTCACAGTCGGGCGGAAGCACGTGGTCGTCGTTCGATGCCATCAAGAAGGTGCGTTATAGTTCGGATTGGACCAACCGCGTGATTTCACCGCCGACGCAAATTCTCAGCGATGCGGCGAACGGAAAGCTCGCCGGCGTATCGTGGGTAATCCCCGACGCTAACTGGTCCGATCACCCCGACTATGGAACGGCTTACGGTCCGTCGTGGGTATCCGCCGTCGTTAACGCAATCGGCGCGTCGAGCGCGTGGAAGACGACCGCGATCGTCGTCGTGTGGGACGACTGGGGCGGCTGGTTCGACGATGCGGCGCCGCCGCAGAAAGATTTTCGCGGCTTGTCCATTCGCGTGCCGTGTTTGATCATTTCGCCCTACGTTCAGCCGCATGTCGTCCACACTGTGTACGAGTTCGGCAGCGTTCTGAAGTTCGTCGAGCAGGTTTTCAGCTTGCCGGCCCTCGGTACGCAAAGTGCCGGTTACACCGATGCGCGGGCCAACAGTTTGCTCGACAGCTTTGACTTCACGATCGCTCCTCGACCCTACAAAAGCATCCCGGCTCCGTACCCGCCGTCATTTTTTGTAAGCAAGGCCCCGTCGCTGCGTCCGCCGGACAATTACTGA